The following are encoded in a window of Planctomycetaceae bacterium genomic DNA:
- a CDS encoding von Willebrand factor type A domain-containing protein translates to MKKKNEQFEKNISRLIKLTNDTNSPSENFIDNLTNDALTQLSRPQSTGVNKMKPLYKRILKIAAVFAFVAIIAAAVMRPSLSKMQYSKKVYQYENSKQIAHPGQPQITKVEKENIAGKPPQIASEMKAKEEKLAYVMRGRSDADLSVSKDRRMGVALNEKPAGLAGRLYYDEVQSAYSPAHGGTMPPNGEKVDAMFFKNYGVNPFVDTEDDHLSTFGMDVDNASYTLCRSYLNNGTLPPNDAVRVEEFANNFKYDYKPPRKETFALYTEIAPWSFGQERKNSYLMSVGLIAKKIAPEDRKPAILTFVIDVSGSMGREDRLELVKRSLRMLVNNLNDDDKIGIAVYGSRGEKILSHTGLDEKDEIISAIDSLHPNGSTNAEEGIRIGYEMARKAYKQGHINRVILCSDGVANVGNTGPDEILKMIKEESRKGITLSVIGFGMGNYNDVLMEQLGDKGDGHYAYVDTFEEAKRIFDADLTSTLQIVAMDAKIQVDFNPEVVRSYRLIGYENRDVPDEKFRDNKQDGGEVGAAQNVTALYELKLWPDKTGRIANVFVRYKNVDTDEVEEFKKAITTDKIEGDIESASANFKLAAASAQFAEILRNSYWARDAKLSDTLELAKQVRSERQDDENVSELVDLIKKADRLMQSQKQTNDSENENDSED, encoded by the coding sequence ATGAAAAAGAAAAATGAACAATTTGAAAAAAATATCTCTCGGCTGATAAAGCTGACAAACGATACTAATTCGCCGTCAGAAAACTTCATTGATAATCTGACTAATGATGCACTGACGCAGCTTTCCCGGCCGCAGAGTACGGGAGTTAATAAAATGAAACCTTTATACAAACGAATTTTAAAAATCGCCGCCGTCTTCGCATTCGTCGCGATTATTGCAGCGGCAGTTATGAGACCGAGTTTGAGTAAGATGCAGTATAGTAAAAAAGTTTATCAATATGAAAATTCTAAACAAATTGCACATCCAGGCCAACCGCAAATTACAAAAGTTGAAAAAGAAAATATTGCCGGCAAACCGCCGCAAATTGCGAGTGAAATGAAGGCGAAAGAGGAAAAGCTTGCCTACGTTATGAGAGGCAGATCTGACGCTGATTTATCTGTCAGCAAAGATAGGCGAATGGGCGTTGCTCTAAATGAAAAACCTGCTGGCTTAGCCGGTAGGTTGTATTATGATGAAGTGCAAAGCGCTTATTCTCCTGCTCATGGCGGAACAATGCCGCCCAATGGCGAAAAAGTTGACGCTATGTTCTTCAAGAACTATGGCGTAAATCCATTCGTCGATACCGAGGACGACCACCTGTCAACATTCGGAATGGATGTCGATAACGCAAGCTATACTTTGTGCAGGTCGTATTTGAATAATGGAACATTACCGCCGAACGATGCCGTGCGCGTTGAGGAATTTGCGAATAATTTCAAGTATGATTATAAACCGCCGCGAAAAGAAACCTTCGCGCTATATACCGAAATCGCACCCTGGTCTTTTGGTCAGGAGCGAAAGAATAGTTACCTGATGAGTGTCGGCCTTATTGCGAAAAAAATCGCACCAGAAGACCGAAAGCCCGCGATACTGACATTTGTGATTGATGTCTCCGGCTCAATGGGCAGAGAAGACCGTCTCGAATTGGTAAAAAGATCGCTGCGTATGCTTGTCAATAATCTAAATGATGACGACAAAATCGGCATCGCGGTTTATGGCTCACGAGGCGAAAAAATCCTAAGCCACACCGGCCTTGACGAAAAAGACGAAATTATCTCCGCCATTGATTCGCTGCATCCAAACGGCTCGACAAACGCCGAGGAAGGAATCCGCATCGGCTATGAAATGGCGAGAAAAGCATACAAGCAGGGGCATATCAATCGTGTAATCCTTTGTTCTGACGGCGTCGCGAATGTCGGCAACACCGGCCCCGATGAAATCCTGAAAATGATAAAGGAAGAATCACGCAAAGGCATTACGCTTTCAGTGATTGGCTTTGGGATGGGAAATTACAATGACGTGCTGATGGAGCAGCTCGGCGACAAAGGCGACGGCCATTACGCCTACGTCGATACGTTCGAAGAAGCCAAAAGAATCTTCGATGCCGATTTGACAAGCACGCTGCAAATTGTCGCGATGGATGCGAAAATTCAAGTCGATTTCAATCCCGAAGTCGTGCGTAGTTATCGTTTGATTGGCTATGAAAATCGTGATGTGCCGGACGAAAAATTCCGCGATAACAAACAGGACGGCGGCGAAGTCGGCGCTGCGCAGAATGTTACCGCTCTTTATGAGTTGAAACTCTGGCCGGACAAAACCGGCAGAATTGCCAATGTGTTCGTCCGCTATAAAAATGTTGATACCGATGAGGTTGAGGAATTTAAGAAAGCGATAACAACCGACAAAATAGAAGGTGATATCGAATCAGCCTCTGCGAATTTTAAACTTGCCGCCGCCTCGGCACAATTCGCTGAAATCCTGCGAAACAGCTATTGGGCAAGAGACGCGAAACTTTCCGATACGCTCGAACTTGCAAAACAAGTCCGCAGCGAAAGGCAAGATGATGAAAATGTGTCGGAGCTTGTTGATTTAATC
- a CDS encoding RNA polymerase sigma factor, with the protein MEQTDFSKISQGDSDAWRLLLKQAIPLIYRMFVSRWPNPSLAEELTQKTIFDAVKSAKTYDSQKGSPYTWLLAIARNNLAYEARSRAARKTIDEDLTGWLEIIDRQPLPDEVLEKSQTADTVRQALNSLDEKSRDVLKAKYLDDLSAGKIAGKLKLTEKAVHSLLYRARNALRDKLIKLNPHIEEQSK; encoded by the coding sequence ATGGAACAAACAGACTTCTCGAAGATAAGTCAGGGCGATTCTGACGCATGGCGGCTGCTGCTCAAGCAGGCCATACCGCTGATTTATCGAATGTTCGTATCGCGATGGCCGAATCCTTCACTTGCCGAAGAGTTAACTCAAAAGACAATTTTCGACGCCGTCAAATCCGCGAAAACTTATGATTCGCAAAAAGGTTCGCCTTATACCTGGCTGCTTGCGATTGCGCGAAATAATCTTGCGTATGAAGCCAGAAGCAGGGCGGCCAGAAAAACCATTGATGAGGATTTGACCGGTTGGCTCGAAATTATCGACAGGCAGCCGCTTCCAGACGAGGTCCTCGAAAAATCGCAAACTGCCGACACTGTTCGGCAGGCACTAAACAGTCTCGACGAAAAATCGCGGGATGTTCTCAAGGCCAAATATCTTGACGACCTTTCCGCAGGTAAAATCGCCGGGAAACTTAAATTAACCGAAAAGGCTGTGCACAGCTTACTATACCGCGCACGAAATGCGCTGCGTGATAAATTAATAAAGTTGAATCCTCATATTGAGGAGCAAAGCAAATGA